A DNA window from Setaria viridis chromosome 2, Setaria_viridis_v4.0, whole genome shotgun sequence contains the following coding sequences:
- the LOC117843710 gene encoding flowering time control protein FPA isoform X1, translating to MSSEPPPAGSPEARASASPPKDAVASGAGAAAGFLETNTLWVGNLPSYVSEGDLMALFAPHGALDCALARAGSRSYAFVLFRTPAEARAAVEATRGEKVKGAAMRTEFARPARAVRNLWVGGISPSVSKEELEEEFQKFGKVEGVAFSQDQTSAYVDFEKLEDAISAHRSLNGRTLGGKELCVDFQRSKGRAEWSEASGFNGRVSGPPADKRGTGPPKGSAGSRMRDAQPTNVLWVAFPASYKVIDEEMLRQAMSAFGVVTKIKIFQTRQYAFVEFSSVVEAYNAKTNLDGHLFNDPRIQILFSNSELAPNKLDNPTSLSGFPRSEMYSSDGRHGLGSGTLQGYDPPRGGRSRHFDYGGLPTPGGILPPPESFDPREAKRMRLDAGADPYEVRAGSTSLYSAGIRHRDSSVHAEGSSSPAIRVRGTVHRTSYLEHFWRGSISKGGSPVCHARCLPITKGSDIPLPDVINCSARTGLDMLAKHYADATGFDVVFFLPDSEDDFVSYTEFLRYLGSKSRAGVVKVDAGTTLFLVPPSDFLTNVLQVDGPERLYGVVLHIPQMSAAAALRPQLTGPELQPYYDEREALPTSQRKYSIISPSDNGYSDADYRGSLREESMHHLGQLSGRPRVDEGQAVQPALAGFPTNQTAAAQVQPSVKPDIMATLAKLMPSVQSSPLVSGQIPVNSTDRPSQMHGLSMLSKVWNPENQSTTSNLSFGQIANLQQPGQQFSRQVSAAHLTNYGSMVGAQEHSTQHTAYNPEVALNLPPPPPIPTPTHSSTTTLPSQGGHSLPTQTNQQLPEQYYVPQSNYVPLAMGSHSNIQASNANNPAPPLPQVYPGPPANNQMGNLPQLQPSSHGQQQHFAPGTAQAPDEADKSKKYQATLQLAQNLLLQIQQRQSGNQP from the exons atgTCGTCGGAACCGCCGCCCGCGGGGTCTCCGGAGGCGCGCGCCTCGGCCTCCCCTCCGAAGGACGCTGTTGCCAGCGgggccggcgccgctgctgggTTCCTGGAGACGAACACGCTCTGGGTAGGCAACCTGCCCTCGTATGTGAGCGAGGGCGACTTGATGGCGCTGTTCGCGCCGCACGGCGCGCTCGATTGCGCCCTCGCCCGAGCCGGCTCCCGCAGCTACGCGTTCGTCCTCTTCCGCACCCCCGCCGAGGCTCGCGCAGCCGTCGAGGCCACCCGGGGCGAAAAGGTCAAGGGCGCCGCCATGCGCACCGAGTTCGCGCGGCCG GCCAGAGCTGTTAGGAATTTGTGGGTTGGTGGCATTAGCCCGTCAGTTTCAAAGGAGGAGCTAGAGGAGGAGTTCCAAAAGTTTGGAAAAGTTGAAGGTGTTGCATTCTCCCAAGATCAGACTTCAGCGTACGTTGATTTCGAGAAACTCGAAGATGCAATTTCTGCTCACAGATCTTTGAATGGAAGAACTTTAGGTGGCAAAGAATTATGTGTTGATTTCCAGAGGTCCAAGGGAAGAGCG GAATGGTCAGAAGCAAGTGGCTTCAATGGTAGGGTATCAGGACCACCAGCTGACAAGAGAGGCACTGGCCCTCCCAAG GGTTCTGCTGGATCACGGATGCGAGATGCACAGCCTACCAATGTTCTCTGGGTTGCTTTTCCAGCTTCATATAAAGTTATTGATGAGGAGATGCTTAGGCAGGCTATGTCAGCATTTGGTGTCGTTACAAAGATAAAAATTTTCCAGACAAGGCAGTATGCTTTTGTTGAGTTTTCAAGTGTTGTGGAAGCTTACAATGCTAAGACGAATCTAGATGGTCATCTGTTCAATGATCCCAGGATTCAGATTCTTTTCTCGAACAGTGAGCTCGCACCAAATAAATTGGATAATCCAACATCGCTTTCTGGATTTCCTAGATCAGAAATGTATTCCAGTGATGGACGTCATGGTCTTGGCAGTGGTACTTTGCAAGGGTACGATCCTCCAAGAGGAGGAAGATCAAGACATTTTGATTATGGTGGTTTACCTACTCCAGGTGGAATCCTTCCACCACCTGAATCATTTGATCCAAGAGAAGCAAAACGAATGAGGCTCGATGCTGGTGCTGACCCTTATGAAGTAAGGGCAGGCAGCACAAGTCTTTATTCTGCTGGGATCCGCCATCGGGACAGCTCCGTGCATGCTGAGGGGAGTTCAAGTCCTGCTATTCGAGTCCGAGGCACAGTGCATCGAACGTCATACCTTGAGCATTTCTGGCGAGGCAGTATTTCCAAAGGTGGATCTCCTGTTTGCCATGCTCGTTGTTTGCCTATAACAAAGGGCAGTGACATACCTCT ACCTGATGTCATTAATTGTTCAGCTAGGACGGGACTGGATATGCTGGCAAAGCACTATGCGGATGCTACTGGATTTGATGTTGTCTTTTTCTTACCAGATAGCGAAGATGACTTTGTTTCTTATACTGAGTTCTTGCGCTACCTGGGCTCGAAAAGCCGGGCAGGGGTTGTAAAGGTTGATGCAGGGACTACTTTATTTTTGGTACCACCATCAGATTTCTTGACAAATGTGTTACAAGTTGACGGTCCAGAGCGCCTTTATGGTGTAGTATTGCATATTCCACAAatgtctgctgctgctgcactaAGGCCACAATTGACTGGGCCAGAACTACAACCTTACTATGATGAAAGGGAAGCTCTGCCTACTTCACAAAGAAAGTATAGTATCATTTCTCCCAGTGACAATGGCTATTCTGATGCTGATTATCGGGGATCTTTGCGTGAGGAGTCAATGCATCATTTGGGGCAACTATCTGGAAGGCCTCGGGTGGATGAAGGCCAAGCAGTCCAGCCAGCTCTTGCAGGCTTTCCTACAAACCAAACAGCTGCAGCGCAAGTTCAACCTTCAGTCAAGCCTGATATTATGGCTACTTTAGCAAAGCTTATGCCAAGTGTGCAATCTTCACCTCTGGTAAGTGGTCAGATACCTGTGAATTCCACAGACAGACCATCGCAGATGCATGGTCTGTCAATGCTTTCTAAAGTATGGAATCCTGAAAATCAATCTACAACTTCAAATTTATCCTTTGGGCAGATTGCTAATCTTCAGCAGCCAGGACAGCAGTTCAGCAGGCAAGTTTCAGCTGCTCATTTGACAAACTATGGGAGCATGGTGGGTGCTCAGGAGCACTCAACGCAGCATACTGCTTACAACCCTGAAGTTGCTTTGAACctaccaccacctcctccaatTCCTACACCAACACACAGTTCTACTACTACCTTACCATCTCAAGGTGGACACAGTTTGCCTACACAGACGAACCAACAGCTGCCAGAGCAGTATTATGTTCCCCAAAGCAACTATGTTCCATTAGCTATGGGTAGCCATTCTAACATTCAAGCCAGCAATGCTAACAaccctgcccctccccttccgcAAGTTTACCCTGGACCTCCAGCAAATAATCAGATGGGAAATTTGCCCCAGCTCCAGCCATCATCTCATGGACAACAACAGCATTTTGCTCCTGGTACTGCACAAGCTCCGGACGAGGCAGATAAAAGCAAGAAGTACCAGGCGACCCTCCAGTTAGCTCAAAACCTACTACTTCAGATACAGCAGCGTCAATCAGGAAATCAGCCCTGA
- the LOC117843710 gene encoding flowering time control protein FPA isoform X2 encodes MSSEPPPAGSPEARASASPPKDAVASGAGAAAGFLETNTLWVGNLPSYVSEGDLMALFAPHGALDCALARAGSRSYAFVLFRTPAEARAAVEATRGEKVKGAAMRTEFARPARAVRNLWVGGISPSVSKEELEEEFQKFGKVEGVAFSQDQTSAYVDFEKLEDAISAHRSLNGRTLGGKELCVDFQRSKGRAEWSEASGFNGRVSGPPADKRGTGPPKGSAGSRMRDAQPTNVLWVAFPASYKVIDEEMLRQAMSAFGVVTKIKIFQTRQYAFVEFSSVVEAYNAKTNLDGHLFNDPRIQILFSNSELAPNKLDNPTSLSGFPRSEMYSSDGRHGLGSGTLQGYDPPRGGRSRHFDYGGLPTPGGILPPPESFDPREAKRMRLDAGADPYEVRAGSTSLYSAGIRHRDSSVHAEGSSSPAIRVRGTVHRTSYLEHFWRGSISKGGSPVCHARCLPITKGSDIPLPDVINCSARTGLDMLAKHYADATGFDVVFFLPDSEDDFVSYTEFLRYLGSKSRAGVVKVDAGTTLFLVPPSDFLTNVLQVDGPERLYGVVLHIPQMSAAAALRPQLTGPELQPYYDEREALPTSQRKYSIISPSDNGYSDADYRGSLREESMHHLGQLSGRPRVDEGQAVQPALAGFPTNQTAAAQVQPSVKPDIMATLAKLMPSVQSSPLIANLQQPGQQFSRQVSAAHLTNYGSMVGAQEHSTQHTAYNPEVALNLPPPPPIPTPTHSSTTTLPSQGGHSLPTQTNQQLPEQYYVPQSNYVPLAMGSHSNIQASNANNPAPPLPQVYPGPPANNQMGNLPQLQPSSHGQQQHFAPGTAQAPDEADKSKKYQATLQLAQNLLLQIQQRQSGNQP; translated from the exons atgTCGTCGGAACCGCCGCCCGCGGGGTCTCCGGAGGCGCGCGCCTCGGCCTCCCCTCCGAAGGACGCTGTTGCCAGCGgggccggcgccgctgctgggTTCCTGGAGACGAACACGCTCTGGGTAGGCAACCTGCCCTCGTATGTGAGCGAGGGCGACTTGATGGCGCTGTTCGCGCCGCACGGCGCGCTCGATTGCGCCCTCGCCCGAGCCGGCTCCCGCAGCTACGCGTTCGTCCTCTTCCGCACCCCCGCCGAGGCTCGCGCAGCCGTCGAGGCCACCCGGGGCGAAAAGGTCAAGGGCGCCGCCATGCGCACCGAGTTCGCGCGGCCG GCCAGAGCTGTTAGGAATTTGTGGGTTGGTGGCATTAGCCCGTCAGTTTCAAAGGAGGAGCTAGAGGAGGAGTTCCAAAAGTTTGGAAAAGTTGAAGGTGTTGCATTCTCCCAAGATCAGACTTCAGCGTACGTTGATTTCGAGAAACTCGAAGATGCAATTTCTGCTCACAGATCTTTGAATGGAAGAACTTTAGGTGGCAAAGAATTATGTGTTGATTTCCAGAGGTCCAAGGGAAGAGCG GAATGGTCAGAAGCAAGTGGCTTCAATGGTAGGGTATCAGGACCACCAGCTGACAAGAGAGGCACTGGCCCTCCCAAG GGTTCTGCTGGATCACGGATGCGAGATGCACAGCCTACCAATGTTCTCTGGGTTGCTTTTCCAGCTTCATATAAAGTTATTGATGAGGAGATGCTTAGGCAGGCTATGTCAGCATTTGGTGTCGTTACAAAGATAAAAATTTTCCAGACAAGGCAGTATGCTTTTGTTGAGTTTTCAAGTGTTGTGGAAGCTTACAATGCTAAGACGAATCTAGATGGTCATCTGTTCAATGATCCCAGGATTCAGATTCTTTTCTCGAACAGTGAGCTCGCACCAAATAAATTGGATAATCCAACATCGCTTTCTGGATTTCCTAGATCAGAAATGTATTCCAGTGATGGACGTCATGGTCTTGGCAGTGGTACTTTGCAAGGGTACGATCCTCCAAGAGGAGGAAGATCAAGACATTTTGATTATGGTGGTTTACCTACTCCAGGTGGAATCCTTCCACCACCTGAATCATTTGATCCAAGAGAAGCAAAACGAATGAGGCTCGATGCTGGTGCTGACCCTTATGAAGTAAGGGCAGGCAGCACAAGTCTTTATTCTGCTGGGATCCGCCATCGGGACAGCTCCGTGCATGCTGAGGGGAGTTCAAGTCCTGCTATTCGAGTCCGAGGCACAGTGCATCGAACGTCATACCTTGAGCATTTCTGGCGAGGCAGTATTTCCAAAGGTGGATCTCCTGTTTGCCATGCTCGTTGTTTGCCTATAACAAAGGGCAGTGACATACCTCT ACCTGATGTCATTAATTGTTCAGCTAGGACGGGACTGGATATGCTGGCAAAGCACTATGCGGATGCTACTGGATTTGATGTTGTCTTTTTCTTACCAGATAGCGAAGATGACTTTGTTTCTTATACTGAGTTCTTGCGCTACCTGGGCTCGAAAAGCCGGGCAGGGGTTGTAAAGGTTGATGCAGGGACTACTTTATTTTTGGTACCACCATCAGATTTCTTGACAAATGTGTTACAAGTTGACGGTCCAGAGCGCCTTTATGGTGTAGTATTGCATATTCCACAAatgtctgctgctgctgcactaAGGCCACAATTGACTGGGCCAGAACTACAACCTTACTATGATGAAAGGGAAGCTCTGCCTACTTCACAAAGAAAGTATAGTATCATTTCTCCCAGTGACAATGGCTATTCTGATGCTGATTATCGGGGATCTTTGCGTGAGGAGTCAATGCATCATTTGGGGCAACTATCTGGAAGGCCTCGGGTGGATGAAGGCCAAGCAGTCCAGCCAGCTCTTGCAGGCTTTCCTACAAACCAAACAGCTGCAGCGCAAGTTCAACCTTCAGTCAAGCCTGATATTATGGCTACTTTAGCAAAGCTTATGCCAAGTGTGCAATCTTCACCTCTG ATTGCTAATCTTCAGCAGCCAGGACAGCAGTTCAGCAGGCAAGTTTCAGCTGCTCATTTGACAAACTATGGGAGCATGGTGGGTGCTCAGGAGCACTCAACGCAGCATACTGCTTACAACCCTGAAGTTGCTTTGAACctaccaccacctcctccaatTCCTACACCAACACACAGTTCTACTACTACCTTACCATCTCAAGGTGGACACAGTTTGCCTACACAGACGAACCAACAGCTGCCAGAGCAGTATTATGTTCCCCAAAGCAACTATGTTCCATTAGCTATGGGTAGCCATTCTAACATTCAAGCCAGCAATGCTAACAaccctgcccctccccttccgcAAGTTTACCCTGGACCTCCAGCAAATAATCAGATGGGAAATTTGCCCCAGCTCCAGCCATCATCTCATGGACAACAACAGCATTTTGCTCCTGGTACTGCACAAGCTCCGGACGAGGCAGATAAAAGCAAGAAGTACCAGGCGACCCTCCAGTTAGCTCAAAACCTACTACTTCAGATACAGCAGCGTCAATCAGGAAATCAGCCCTGA
- the LOC117845919 gene encoding probable hydroxyacylglutathione hydrolase 2, chloroplastic: protein MRMLSKACSIVASSLPRCSSSAAPTMRGQPSLLPSVRKQWLGKPLLYGIGSLLVMPLRTLHGVGRVFGAGRFLCNMTSVSSSLQIELVPCLRDNYAYILHDVDTGTVGVVDPSEAMPIINALEKRNQNLTYILNTHHHYDHTGGNLELKAKYGAKVIGSEKDRDRIPGIDITLKEGDTWMFAGHQVLVLETPGHTSGHVCYYFAGSGAIFTGDTLFNLSCGKLFEGTPQQMYSSLQKIIALPDETKVYCGHEYTLSNSKFALSVEPGNKELQEYAANAAELRNKNIPTVPTTIGREKQCNPFLRTSNPEIKSTLSIPDHFDEDRVLEVVRRAKDNF, encoded by the exons aTGAGGATGTTGTCGAAGGCGTGCTCGATCgtggcctcctccctcccgcgctgctcctcctccgccgcccccacg ATGAGAGGGCAGCCGTCCTTGCTGCCGAGCGTGCGGAAGCAATGGCTCGGGAAGCCTCTGCTGTACGGAATCGGCTCCCTGTTGGTCATGCCGCTGAGGACGCTGCATGGAGTAGGGCGTGTGTTTGGCGCAGGGCGCTTCCTCTGCAACATGACCAGCGTCTCATCTTCCTTGCAAATTGAGCTT GTACCATGCCTTCGAGATAACTATGCATATATCCTGCATGATGTTGATACTGGAACAGTTGGAGTGGTGGACCCTTCTGAGGCTATGCCTATTATAAATGCATTGGAAAAGAGAAATCAGAACTTGACCTATATACTGAACACTCATCATCACTACGACCATACTGGTGGAAACTTGGAACTGAAGGCAAAATATGGTGCAAAG GTTATTGGTTCTGAAAAGGACAGGGATAGAATTCCTGGCATTGACATCACTCTTAAGGAGGGTGACACATGGATGTTTGCTGGTCATCAAGTTCTTGTACTGGAAACTCCTGGGCATACTTCAG GTCATGTGTGCTATTATTTTGCTGGTTCTGGAGCCATATTTACAGGTGACACGTTGTTCAATCTATCATGTGGAAAGCTTTTTGAAGGGACTCCACAGCAG ATGTATTCCTCACTCCAGAAAATTATAGCTCTGCCTGATGAGACGAAAGTATACTGTGGACATGAATATACTTTG AGTAATTCAAAATTTGCCCTGAGTGTAGAACCAGGAAATAAAGAATTACAGGAATACGCTGCAAATGCAGCTGAGTTGCGCAATAAAAATATACCCACG GTGCCAACAACAATTGGGAGAGAGAAACAGTGCAATCCTTTCCTGCGGACCTCCAATCCAGAAATTAAGAGTACTCTGTCCATTCCAGATCATTTTGATGAAGACCGTGTGCTTGAAGTTGTCCGTCGAGCAAAAGATAACTTCTGA
- the LOC117846541 gene encoding 3beta-hydroxysteroid-dehydrogenase/decarboxylase isoform X2, with the protein MATAEAGPTTGKPACAVTFGRSTLLGRHLAAALAASGRWSAVAVVDPSPSPPPPPASPLVRHHAVDLSDPAGLASALAGAAAVFHVDATTAAASGSDGSFLSLHRLAAEGTRRLLAACRASGVGRVVYTGSADVVAAGARDVVNADEDSAPYPDKFGNAVSELRAQVEMMVLGADGVDGMRTCVLRPSNMFGPGDSSLLRFVAGYARSPLGKFVIGGGSNMSDFTYVENVAHANICAEQALCSNAASVAGKPFFVTNDEPMETWEFMNCIMEAMGCQRPRINLPAKMLLSAALFSNMIRHRLGFQMFSTPLLHPDTIYFLSCTRTFNTSKARRLLGYYPIVSLEDGIMRTVRSFSELSDNLGFSRKQRSCGSSKADKLLGSGTAADILLWRDEKRTFSFVTVLFLLFYWFLLSDRTFVSSAAKFLLVTSLALFIHGVLPSQVFGFTVEKVTSDHFEVSHSALRNSLMCLASAWNGGIHKLRVLAEGEDWSTLLKVPPIKFGLLSPHMAFEFYLFRGLRSSRCIISSIFISHLFFF; encoded by the exons atggcgaccgccgaggccggcCCGACCACGGGCAAGCCCGCCTGCGCCGTCACCTTCGGCCGCTCCACCCTCCTCggccgccacctcgccgccgcgctcgccgcctcggGCCGCTggtcggccgtcgccgtcgtcgacccctccccttccccgcccccaccgccggcctcccccCTCGTCCGCCACCACGCCGTCGACCTCTCCGACCCCGCGGGCCTCGCCTCCGCGCTCGCCGGAGCCGCGGCCGTCTTCCATGTGGACgcgaccaccgccgccgcctccgggagCGACGggtccttcctctccctccaccgcctcgccgccgagggCACGAGGCGGCTCCTCGCGGCCTGCCGCGCGTCCGGCGTGGGGAGGGTGGTGTACACAGGCTCGGCCGAcgtggtggccgccggcgcccgggaTGTGGTCAATGCCGACGAGGACTCCGCGCCCTACCCTGACAAG TTTGGGAACGCGGTGAGCGAGCTGAGGGCGCAGGTGGAGATGATGGTGCTGGGTGCGGACGGGGTGGACGGGATGCGGACATGCGTGCTGCGCCCGAGCAATATGTTCGGGCCTGGCGATTCGAGCCTGCTGAGGTTTGTTGCTGGATATGCAAGGTCTCCCTTGGGCAAG TTTGTAATAGGTGGTGGCAGTAACATGTCTGACTTTACCTATGTGGAAAATGTGGCCCATGCCAATATTTGTGCTGAGCAAGCCTTGTGTTCAAATGCAGCTTCTGTTGCTGGGAAG CCATTTTTTGTTACCAATGATGAACCTATGGAAACATGGGAGTTTATGAATTGCATAATGGAAGCTATGGGCTGTCAGAG GCCCAGGATTAATCTTCCTGCCAAGATGTTATTGTCTGCGGCCTTGTTCTCCAATATGATTCGTCACAGGCTTGGTTTTCAAATGTTTTCCACTCCTCTTCTGCATCCAGATACAATATACTTCTTGTCATGCACAAGAACTTTTAACACTTCAAAAGCTAGAAGATTACTTGGGTACTACCCAATTGTATCATTGGAG GATGGAATTATGAGAACTGTCAGGTCATTTTCAGAACTATCAGATAATTTGGGTTTCTCGAGGAAACAGCGCTCCTGTGGATCATCGAAAGCAGATAAGCTGTTAGGAAGTGGAACAG CTGCTGATATTCTTCTTTGGAGGGATGAAAAGAGAACCTTTTCATTTGTGACAGTATTGTTTCTGCTTTTCTACTGGTTCCTGCTTTCAGACAGAACTTTTGTTTCGTCAGCTGCCAAATTTCTTCTAGTGACCTCCCTTGCTCTTTTCATCCATGGTGTGCTGCCGTCACAAGT GTTTGGTTTTACAGTTGAGAAAGTTACTTCTGATCATTTTGAAGTATCACACTCAGCATTGAGGAATTCACTGATGTGCCTGGCTTCTGCATGGAATGGGGGCATTCATAAACTGAGGGTTCTAGCAGAAGGCGAAGACTGGAGTACCCTTTTAAAG GTACCACCTATCAAGTTTGGGCTCTTGAGCCCACACATGGCATTTGAATTTTATTTGTTTCGGGGATTGAGGTCCAGTAGGTGTATTATCTCTAGCATATTCATAagccatcttttctttttctga
- the LOC117846161 gene encoding transcription factor RF2a, whose amino-acid sequence MNKDKAPMPGDGGSGDGLPPQAVRRAGAPPSSSTPPPEYDISRMSDFPTRNAGHRRAHSEILSLPDDLDLSAPRGGDGPSLSDENDEELLSMFLDVDKLNSSCGASSEAEAESSSAAGGGGEGAELSPAPRPRHQHSQSMDESMSIKAEQLVGAPGMEGMSSAEAKKAVSAAKLAELALVDPKRAKRIWANRQSAARSKERKMRYIAELERKVQTLQTEATTLSAQLALLQRDTTGLTTENSELKIRLQTMEQQVHLQDALNDTLKAEVQRLKVATGQVGNGGGGMMMNFGTMPRQFGGNQQMFHNNQAMQSMMATHQLQQLQLHSQPQQQTLHPQHQQPLHSLQTQQLQQAARDLKMKGHLGAQGQWGDGKSGSSGS is encoded by the exons atgaacaaggacAAGGCTCCGATGCCGGGAGacggcggctccggcgacggcttGCCGCCTCAGGCCGTGCGCCGTGCTGGAGCGccgccctcgtcgtcgaccccgccgccggagtacgACATCAGCCGCATGTCGGACTTCCCTACCCGGAAcgccggccaccggcgcgcGCACTCCGAGATCCTGAGCCTGCCCGACGACCTCGACCTCAGCGCCCcccgaggcggcgacgggccgtCTCTGTCGGACGAGAACGACGAGGAGCTCCTCTCCATGTTCCTTGACGTGGACAAGCTGAACTCGTCGTGCGGGGCGTCGTCGGAGGCCGAGGCTGAGTCGTCATCTGCCGCAGGTGGCGGGGGTGAGGGGGCTGAGCTGAGCCCCGCGCCGAGGCCAAGGCATCAGCACAGCCAGTCCATGGACGAGTCCATGTCGATCAAGGCGGAGCAGCTGGTGGGGGCGCCGGGGATGGAGGGGATGTCGTCCGCAGAGGCCAAGAAGGCAGTGTCTGCGGCGAAGCTGGCTGAGCTTGCTCTTGTTGACCCAAAGAGGGCAAAAAG GATTTGGGCTAATAGACAATCTGCTGCAAGATCGAAGGAAAGGAAGATGCGCTATATAGCTGAACTCGAGCGCAAGGTGCAAACCCTgcaaacagaagccacaacattGTCAGCTCAGCTGGCATTGCTGCAG AGAGACACCACTGGGCTAACAACTGAGAATAGCGAGTTGAAGATACGCCTGCAGACCATGGAGCAGCAAGTCCACTTACAAGATG CCTTGAATGACACTTTGAAAGCGGAGGTCCAGCGGCTGAAGGTAGCGACAGGACAGGTGGGCAATGGTGGTGGAGGGATGATGATGAACTTTGGCACCATGCCACGCCAGTTTGGAGGGAACCAGCAGATGTTCCACAACAACCAAGCGATGCAATCCATGATGGCGACACACCAGCTCCAGCAGCTCCAGCTCCATTCCCAGCCTCAGCAACAGACGCTGCACCCTCAGCACCAGCAGCCATTGCACTCGCTGCAGACGCAGCAGCTCCAGCAGGCGGCAAGGGACCTCAAGATGAAAGGGCATCTGGGTGCCCAGGGCCAGTGGGGCGATGGAAAGTCCGGGAGCAGCGGCAGCTGA
- the LOC117846541 gene encoding 3beta-hydroxysteroid-dehydrogenase/decarboxylase isoform X1: MATAEAGPTTGKPACAVTFGRSTLLGRHLAAALAASGRWSAVAVVDPSPSPPPPPASPLVRHHAVDLSDPAGLASALAGAAAVFHVDATTAAASGSDGSFLSLHRLAAEGTRRLLAACRASGVGRVVYTGSADVVAAGARDVVNADEDSAPYPDKFGNAVSELRAQVEMMVLGADGVDGMRTCVLRPSNMFGPGDSSLLRFVAGYARSPLGKFVIGGGSNMSDFTYVENVAHANICAEQALCSNAASVAGKPFFVTNDEPMETWEFMNCIMEAMGCQRPRINLPAKMLLSAALFSNMIRHRLGFQMFSTPLLHPDTIYFLSCTRTFNTSKARRLLGYYPIVSLEDGIMRTVRSFSELSDNLGFSRKQRSCGSSKADKLLGSGTAADILLWRDEKRTFSFVTVLFLLFYWFLLSDRTFVSSAAKFLLVTSLALFIHGVLPSQVFGFTVEKVTSDHFEVSHSALRNSLMCLASAWNGGIHKLRVLAEGEDWSTLLKVFAFLYSIKLLLNFQFRFLMGLVLASLFIVFIVYEQCEEEIDSLVSNASFKIKWLMDRVVERMPASLKAYIS; this comes from the exons atggcgaccgccgaggccggcCCGACCACGGGCAAGCCCGCCTGCGCCGTCACCTTCGGCCGCTCCACCCTCCTCggccgccacctcgccgccgcgctcgccgcctcggGCCGCTggtcggccgtcgccgtcgtcgacccctccccttccccgcccccaccgccggcctcccccCTCGTCCGCCACCACGCCGTCGACCTCTCCGACCCCGCGGGCCTCGCCTCCGCGCTCGCCGGAGCCGCGGCCGTCTTCCATGTGGACgcgaccaccgccgccgcctccgggagCGACGggtccttcctctccctccaccgcctcgccgccgagggCACGAGGCGGCTCCTCGCGGCCTGCCGCGCGTCCGGCGTGGGGAGGGTGGTGTACACAGGCTCGGCCGAcgtggtggccgccggcgcccgggaTGTGGTCAATGCCGACGAGGACTCCGCGCCCTACCCTGACAAG TTTGGGAACGCGGTGAGCGAGCTGAGGGCGCAGGTGGAGATGATGGTGCTGGGTGCGGACGGGGTGGACGGGATGCGGACATGCGTGCTGCGCCCGAGCAATATGTTCGGGCCTGGCGATTCGAGCCTGCTGAGGTTTGTTGCTGGATATGCAAGGTCTCCCTTGGGCAAG TTTGTAATAGGTGGTGGCAGTAACATGTCTGACTTTACCTATGTGGAAAATGTGGCCCATGCCAATATTTGTGCTGAGCAAGCCTTGTGTTCAAATGCAGCTTCTGTTGCTGGGAAG CCATTTTTTGTTACCAATGATGAACCTATGGAAACATGGGAGTTTATGAATTGCATAATGGAAGCTATGGGCTGTCAGAG GCCCAGGATTAATCTTCCTGCCAAGATGTTATTGTCTGCGGCCTTGTTCTCCAATATGATTCGTCACAGGCTTGGTTTTCAAATGTTTTCCACTCCTCTTCTGCATCCAGATACAATATACTTCTTGTCATGCACAAGAACTTTTAACACTTCAAAAGCTAGAAGATTACTTGGGTACTACCCAATTGTATCATTGGAG GATGGAATTATGAGAACTGTCAGGTCATTTTCAGAACTATCAGATAATTTGGGTTTCTCGAGGAAACAGCGCTCCTGTGGATCATCGAAAGCAGATAAGCTGTTAGGAAGTGGAACAG CTGCTGATATTCTTCTTTGGAGGGATGAAAAGAGAACCTTTTCATTTGTGACAGTATTGTTTCTGCTTTTCTACTGGTTCCTGCTTTCAGACAGAACTTTTGTTTCGTCAGCTGCCAAATTTCTTCTAGTGACCTCCCTTGCTCTTTTCATCCATGGTGTGCTGCCGTCACAAGT GTTTGGTTTTACAGTTGAGAAAGTTACTTCTGATCATTTTGAAGTATCACACTCAGCATTGAGGAATTCACTGATGTGCCTGGCTTCTGCATGGAATGGGGGCATTCATAAACTGAGGGTTCTAGCAGAAGGCGAAGACTGGAGTACCCTTTTAAAG GTATTTGCATTTTTGTACAGCATCAAGCTATTGTTGAACTTTCAATTCAGATTTCTGATGGGTCTTG TATTGGCATCCTTGTTCATTGTCTTCATAGTCTATGAACAATGCGAGGAAGAAATTGACAGCTTGGTGTCAAATGCTTCTTTCAAAATCAAGTGGCTAATGGACAGAGTAGTCGAACGCATGCCGGCGTCTTTGAAGGCATATATATCCTAG